The Microcoleus sp. FACHB-68 genomic interval GCAGCTCCAAGCGGGAATAGAAATCGTGGAAGTAAATTAACTGACACTCTGACCGTCTTTACTGATGACAAAGCGATGGGCGACGGTTTCCGGCTGAATTGCCGAAAGGATGACGTGGCTGGAATCGGTAATGATAACGGCCCGCGTTCGACGACCGTAAGTAGCGTCAATCAACTGTCCCCTATCCCGTGCATCACTAATGATCCGCTTAATAGGGGCAGACTCAGGACTGACAATGGCAACGACTCGGTTGGCAGACACGATGTTACCAAAACCGATATTGATAAGTTGAATGTCCATGACGCACTAACGGCTTAGCCGTATGAGCCTACAAAAACCTTATTTCTAATGGTATCCATTACAATCTTGACTAACAAGGCTAAAACAAAGGAAAATCAGGGTTTTTAGATTTTTTTCTCTTTTTTTCAGGTTTTTATCAACTTTTGACATCAATCTGCCAGCATGGAAGTATCTGTCGATGTTTTAACTGGAAAGACTTTTCGCTGTGCAACCGGCTGACTTTACGACTTTAACTGCTGCTTGTTCTGAACTGCGTCACGGCTGGCTGCCGGCGCGTCTGGAACAGGTCTATCAACGTGACCGGCACACGGTGGCGCTGTCGCTGCGGACGATTGACCGGCGAGGCTGGGTGGATATCTCTTGGCATCCCCAAGCCGCCCGCCTGTGTGCCGGCGATTCGCCTCCCCGCACTCCTGATACTTTTACTTTCAGCCAGCAGCTGCGACACCAGTTGGGTGGTTTAGCACTGGTGGCGATTACTGAGGTAGCGCCTTGGGAACGTGTTTTAGACTTGCAATTTGCCCGCCGGCCTGGTGATCCTATTCTCTGGCATCTGTATGTCGAAATTATGGGCAAACGCAGCAATGTGATTTTAGCCAATCAGGAAAACTTGATTGTCACTGCTGCTCATCAAGTCAGTGATCGCCAATCGAGTGTGCGTCCCATCCAAACGGGCCAGCCTTACGAAATGCCGCCGGCTCTTACTGATCCGGCACCCAGCCAAA includes:
- a CDS encoding DUF370 domain-containing protein; its protein translation is MDIQLINIGFGNIVSANRVVAIVSPESAPIKRIISDARDRGQLIDATYGRRTRAVIITDSSHVILSAIQPETVAHRFVISKDGQSVS